The Actinomycetota bacterium DNA segment ACGGGCTACCGTCGGGCAGCACGTGGTACTACCGCGTCATCGCGATCGATGACGACGGTCTGCGATCGGCTCCGACCGCCCCGGCCGCGGGGACGGTCGCTCCGTCGCCACCCAGTGGCCTGCGGGTCGTCGCGGTCGCCGACCGATCGGTCGCCCTGGCCTGGAACGGCACCGCCGAGGCCGTCACCCGCTACGTCGTGGAACGATCGACCTCGTCGGGTGGGCCCTTCGCCGTTGTCGGCGCCACCGGTGGTCTGTCGTTCACGGATGGAGGGCTGGTCAACGGCACGACCTACTACTACCGCGTCCGTGCCGAGGACGCCGCCGGTGCGAGTTCGTCACCGTCCGCGACGGTGTCGGCGGTGCCGAAGGACACCGGCATCCCCGCCCCGCCGACCACGCTCGTCGCGGTGCCTCAGGCGGGATCGAAGGTCCGGCTCGACTGGGGTCCGAGCCCGTCGGCCTCCACGGTCGGCTACCGCGTGTACCGCTCCACCGGTGGCTCGTTCACCGACATCTCCGGACGCATCGGCGGTCGCTCCTTCATCGATGGCCCACTGCCGGTCGGCGTTCCACACCGCTACCACGTGCGTGCCGAGGATGCCTCGGGCACGCAGTCGATCCCCTCGACCGAGGCCGCGTACACCGTGCCCCCCTCCGCACCCGGGAACCTGCGGGTCACGGCGGTCAGCGAGTCCACCGCCTCGCTGGAGTGGAACGCCAGCAACGACCCCCGCGCCGGTTACCGCGTCCTGCGCAGCACCAGTCCCGGAGGGCCTTACTCGCCGGTATCGGGGAAGGTCTCCGGGACCACGTTCACCGATGCCGGGTTGGTGCTGGGGACGTCGTACTTCTACGTCGTGCAGGCGGAGTCGGTCGACGGCACCCGATCGGCCCCCTCCAACGAGGTCCGGGTGGTGCCGGTCAACGGTCCCCCGACGCCGCCCTCGGGTCTACGCGTCTCGGATACCACCTCGGGCGGGGAACTCCGCGTGACGTGGGCGGCGAACCCCGAGCCGGACATCGCCAGATACGTGGTGCAGCGCGCCACCAGCGCGTCCGGTCCGTGGGGGGAGATATCGACCACGACGTCGACGACGATCCTCGATGGCGGTCTCCTCGACGGGACCCGCTACCACTACCGGGTGATCGCCGTCGACACGGTCGGTCTGCGGTCGTCTCCATCCGCCGTCGCGTCCGGGGTCCCGTCGGACACCACCCCACCGAGTGCCCCCAGCCGTCCTGTCGTGAGCCAGTCGGGGCTCGACCTGCGGGTGCAGTGGGCGGCGTCCGAGGGAGCGGTCCGCTACCGCGTGCTGCGCACGACCAACAGCGGCGGCCCCTACGCGGTCCTGGGCGAGGTCAGCGGCGCGCGGACGTTCACCGATACCGGCGTGGCGCGAGGCGTGGCGTACTACTACACGGTCGTTGCCATCGACGCGTCCGGGAACGAGTCGCCGCCGTCGGCCGAGAGCCTGGCTGCGGTCGTCCCGCTCGGCCTGCCCTCCCCGCCACCCAGTGGGGGGACGGGTGGCGGGACCACCGGCGGCACCGGTGGAGGTACTGGCGGAACCGGTGGACCGTTCGGTGACGGCGGGCCCGTCGCAGGTGGCCCGACCACCCCTCCGTCGCCGTCGACCGGCCTGCCGCCTGGTGCACTGGGTGGGGGGGATACTCCCGGGGCCGCCACCGGCGACCAGGACGGTGATGGGGACGGCGACGGCGACGGCGACGACGAGGGGCGGACCCCCATCGCCGCTGGACAGATCCCCGGCGACGCTCTCGGTGACAGCGGACTCCCACCGCTGAGCGCAGCCGACGAGGCGCTGCGATCGGGCCGTTTCAGCGACGCGCTGTCAGGCACGGCCGCCGAGGTCGCCGAGGACATCGGTACGGTGGCCCGGACCTTCCGTATCCCCCTCATCGTGCTCGCCGTTCTGCTCATCTACCTGATCGTCCAGGGGAGGTTGGACCGCACCACCCTGCCCATGACCGTCGAGACACCAACCGGAACCGCTGATGACGACGATGAGTACATCCTCTGACGCCGATCGGCTCCGGGGACCGCTGAACGAGCGGCTCCGGACCATGACGATCGCGCGGATCGTCATCGTCCTGGCGACGATCGTGGCTCTCGCGCCCATCACGGACTACACCGACGACCGCTCCGGTCAGATCCTCGCCCTGGCCAGCGCCGGCTACCTGCTGCTCAACGGCGTGATCTTCGCGGCGCTCCGCGGCCTGCCGAGCGTCGGGCGTCCGGTCCTCAACGCGTCCCTGCTCGCCGACGCGGTCTGGGCGGCCGCGGTGCTGTGGTACACGGGCAGCACGGCCAGCCCGCTCATCTTCCTGATGTACGTCCAGAGCGTCACCGTCACCGTGCTCTTCGGGTGGCGGACCGGCGTGAAGCTGGCCATCCTGCACACCGCCGGGCTCCTCGCCAACGCCTACGGTCAGTCCCAGGGGCTGGGGCCGGAGGCCGGCGAGGTCGGCTTCACGATCGGCTTCTTCAACCTCCAGATCGAGGACCCGACGCGGGGTGCGCAGTTCATCCGCGTCCAGATCGTCGTCTCGATCGTGACCGTGTGGCTGATGGCCGGCGCCACGGCGTACTTCTCGGCCGTCCGCGAACGCGAGCTGCGCCGGACCAACCAGGAGCTCTCCGTCCTGCGCGAGCTCAACACCCAGCTCGAACGCAGCCTCGACCTCTCCGATGTCTGCCAGGCGATCGCGACCGGTGTCGTCGATGAGCTGAGCTACGACCGCGCCGTCGTGTGGATGGCGCAGGGAGGCAGCGACCTCGGCCCCGCCGGAGCGGCCGGCTTCGCGCCCGACGAGGTCGAGCTGCTGTCCGCGCTGCGCCTCACCGTCGGGCCCGGCCCCGTCGGTCGTGCGGTCGAGTCACGGCGCCCCGTCCTGGTCGCGCGCGAGCATGCCCGACCCGCCGCTCTCGCGGACGCCTTCGAGATCGACAGTCCCCTCGTCCTCGTCCCGCTCACCACGGAGGGGCGCGTGCTGGGCCTGCTCGCGGTCGAGGTGGGCCAGCCGCTGGGCCGCGCCCCGCGCGTCAGCGGCCGCGACCTGCGCATCCTCGCCACGCTCGCCACCGAGGCATCGCTCGCCCTCGACAACGCCCGGCTCCACGCCGAGCTACGTGACCTGTCCGTGACCGACGCCCTCACCGGCGTCTACAACCACCGCTACTTCCAGCAGCGACTGCAAGAGGAGCTCGACCGCTCGGTCCGACGGGCGGGTGGCGGTGCACCGGAGCCGGTCAGCCTCATCCTGATGGACCTCGACCTGTTCAAGAAGGTCAACGACCGCTTCGGCCACCAGGCCGGCGACGAGCTGCTGAAGGGGCTCGCCCGGCTCATCGAGCGCGTGCTGCGCTCGTCCGACGTCGTGTGCCGCTACGGAGGGGAGGAGTTCGCGATCATCCTGCCCGAGACGACGCCGGACCAGGCACGCCAGGTGGCCGAGCGCATGCGTGAGGCGATCGAACGCTCGAACTTCACCGCGTCCGACGGTCGCTACCTCGGCCAGGTGACGGGCTCGTTCGGCGTCGCGACCTACGAATCCGGCCTGCCGTCACGCGGCGACCTGATCCGCGAGGCC contains these protein-coding regions:
- a CDS encoding fibronectin type III domain-containing protein, which produces MLDATPDPRGSPVSVGRGAGRAARLVAVLFICALNVALLVPTATAAPVTYFRTGASAGVASYSRLDTAPATSSFVTSIDHGSATGSFLFQPGRSGTATTGFPGPSGTGFGYATTGNLNGTVPAGTWSVNATVTTDVPATDATGNILVAYYAVRSDGSSRRIHVQQGTSNVLSGPGTRTTTVSTALPAIAFSNERLAVELYLVISRNEASGSTVWRTSLRHGDAGDTVIVPGPPTAPDLAPPGTLQVTSVGDNRIGLAWGASSDSRVAGYVVQRATSSAGPWTDVTGVIGGTSHTDTGLNNGTRYYHRVVAVDAAGTRSPPSNSTSSVPADVDAPGAPGSISVSPAGSFRLQVSWAPSSAGDIAGYEIQRAGSAAGPFSRIAGPVGGTSFTNDGLPSGSTWYYRVIAIDDDGLRSAPTAPAAGTVAPSPPSGLRVVAVADRSVALAWNGTAEAVTRYVVERSTSSGGPFAVVGATGGLSFTDGGLVNGTTYYYRVRAEDAAGASSSPSATVSAVPKDTGIPAPPTTLVAVPQAGSKVRLDWGPSPSASTVGYRVYRSTGGSFTDISGRIGGRSFIDGPLPVGVPHRYHVRAEDASGTQSIPSTEAAYTVPPSAPGNLRVTAVSESTASLEWNASNDPRAGYRVLRSTSPGGPYSPVSGKVSGTTFTDAGLVLGTSYFYVVQAESVDGTRSAPSNEVRVVPVNGPPTPPSGLRVSDTTSGGELRVTWAANPEPDIARYVVQRATSASGPWGEISTTTSTTILDGGLLDGTRYHYRVIAVDTVGLRSSPSAVASGVPSDTTPPSAPSRPVVSQSGLDLRVQWAASEGAVRYRVLRTTNSGGPYAVLGEVSGARTFTDTGVARGVAYYYTVVAIDASGNESPPSAESLAAVVPLGLPSPPPSGGTGGGTTGGTGGGTGGTGGPFGDGGPVAGGPTTPPSPSTGLPPGALGGGDTPGAATGDQDGDGDGDGDGDDEGRTPIAAGQIPGDALGDSGLPPLSAADEALRSGRFSDALSGTAAEVAEDIGTVARTFRIPLIVLAVLLIYLIVQGRLDRTTLPMTVETPTGTADDDDEYIL
- a CDS encoding sensor domain-containing diguanylate cyclase, coding for MTIARIVIVLATIVALAPITDYTDDRSGQILALASAGYLLLNGVIFAALRGLPSVGRPVLNASLLADAVWAAAVLWYTGSTASPLIFLMYVQSVTVTVLFGWRTGVKLAILHTAGLLANAYGQSQGLGPEAGEVGFTIGFFNLQIEDPTRGAQFIRVQIVVSIVTVWLMAGATAYFSAVRERELRRTNQELSVLRELNTQLERSLDLSDVCQAIATGVVDELSYDRAVVWMAQGGSDLGPAGAAGFAPDEVELLSALRLTVGPGPVGRAVESRRPVLVAREHARPAALADAFEIDSPLVLVPLTTEGRVLGLLAVEVGQPLGRAPRVSGRDLRILATLATEASLALDNARLHAELRDLSVTDALTGVYNHRYFQQRLQEELDRSVRRAGGGAPEPVSLILMDLDLFKKVNDRFGHQAGDELLKGLARLIERVLRSSDVVCRYGGEEFAIILPETTPDQARQVAERMREAIERSNFTASDGRYLGQVTGSFGVATYESGLPSRGDLIREADEALYRGKAAGRNAVVVRDEVVPVTFGIGRRLDAGRDDEPLADIARVPHRS